The Dioscorea cayenensis subsp. rotundata cultivar TDr96_F1 chromosome 19, TDr96_F1_v2_PseudoChromosome.rev07_lg8_w22 25.fasta, whole genome shotgun sequence genome includes a window with the following:
- the LOC120249717 gene encoding elongation factor 1-alpha-like, with amino-acid sequence MGKEKVHINIVVIGHVDSGKSTTTGHLIYKLGGIDKRVIERFEKEAAEMNKRSFKYAWVLDKLKAERERGITIDIALWKFETTKYYCTVIDAPGHRDFIKNMITGTSQADCAVLIIDSTTGGFEAGISKDGQTREHALLAFTLGVRQMICCCNKMDATTPKYSKARYDEIVKEVSSYLKKVGYNPDKIPFVPISGFEGDNMIERSTNLDWYKGPTLLEALDMVQEPKRPSDKPLRLPLQDVYKIGGIGTVPVGRVETGILKPGMVVTFGPTGLTTEVKSVEMHHESLPEALPGDNVGFNVKNVAVKDLKRGFVASNSKDDPAKEAANFTSQVIIMNHPGQIGNGYAPVLDCHTSHIAVKFAEIQTKIDRRSGKELEKEPKFLKNGDAGLVKMIPTKPMVVETFAEYPPLGRFAVRDMRQTVAVGVIKSVEKKDPSGAKVTKSAVKKK; translated from the exons ATGGGGAAAGAGAAGGTTCACATTAACATTGTCGTGATTGGCCATGTCGACTCTGGCAAGTCGACCACCACTGGTCACCTTATTTACAAGCTTGGAGGAATCGACAAGCGTGTGATTGAGAGGTTTGAGAAAGAAGCTGCTGAGATGAACAAACGTTCATTCAAGTATGCTTGGGTGCTGGACAAGCTGAAGGCTGAACGTGAGCGTGGTATTACTATTGACATTGCCTTGTGGAAGTTTGAGACCACCAAGTACTACTGCACTGTCATTGATGCTCCCGGGCATCGTGATTTCATCAAGAACATGATTACTGGAACATCTCAGGCTGATTGTGCTGTCCTCATCATCGACTCCACCACTGGTGGTTTTGAAGCTGGAATCTCCAAGGATGGCCAGACCCGTGAGCATGCTCTTCTTGCTTTCACTCTTGGTGTGAGACAGATGATCTGTTGCTGTAATAAG ATGGATGCCACTACTCCCAAGTACTCAAAGGCCAGGTACGATGAAATAGTGAAGGAGGTCTCCTCATACCTCAAGAAGGTGGGTTACAACCCTGACAAGATCCCATTTGTGCCAATCTCTGGATTTGAGGGTGACAACATGATTGAGAGGTCCACCAACCTGGACTGGTACAAGGGCCCTACCCTCCTTGAAGCTCTGGACATGGTCCAGGAGCCCAAGCGCCCGTCAGACAAGCCACTCCGCCTCCCCCTTCAGGACGTTTACAAGATTGGTGGCATTGGCACTGTCCCTGTTGGTCGGGTGGAGACTGGTATTCTTAAACCTGGAATGGTTGTCACCTTTGGACCCACTGGTCTCACAACTGAAGTCAAGTCTGTTGAAATGCACCATGAGTCTCTACCAGAGGCTCTTCCTGGTGACAATGTTGGTTTTAATGTTAAGAATGTTGCTGTAAAGGATCTCAAGCGTGGGTTTGTTGCCTCCAACTCCAAGGACGACCCAGCCAAAGAGGCAGCCAACTTCACTTCCCAGGTCATCATCATGAACCATCCAGGGCAAATCGGCAATGGTTATGCACCAGTGTTGGATTGCCACACCTCTCACATTGCTGTCAAGTTTGCAGAGATACAAACCAAGATTGACAGGCGGTCTGGTAAGGAGCTGGAGAAGGAACCAAAGTTCCTCAAGAACGGTGATGCTGGACTAGTGAAGATGATTCCAACTAAGCCTATGGTGGTGGAGACCTTTGCCGAGTACCCACCTCTTGGTAGGTTCGCTGTCAGGGATATGAGGCAGACGGTGGCGGTCGGTGTCATCAAGAGCGTGGAGAAGAAGGATCCATCAGGAGCCAAGGTGACCAAGTCTGCAGTTAAAAAGAAGTGA
- the LOC120283310 gene encoding 5'-3' exoribonuclease-like isoform X1: MISNSPQRSSGSSPETLGDVHCSAKKTNKKKRLRKRKRNKKKVTPELILASNYVYHWAFGCLADDPDKVADRVLFELHCHSSCSDGFLPPSAVVERAHGNGVKVLALTDHDTMAGVSEAMEAARKFNIKVIPGVEISTVYSAREETEIEEPVHILAYYGSCGPARYEELDRVLVAIREGRYLRAREMLIKLSELKMPLEWEHVVKIAGNGVAPGRLHVAQALVEAGYVENLKQAFSRYLYDGGPAYAKGNEPFAEVVVQLICRTGGVAALAHPWALKNPLTIIKSLKAAGLHAIEVYRSDGKLAGFSDLADTYGLVKLGGSDYHGRRGDDEPDLGCVDLPVFDVYDFLKLARSIWYDAMKGMLLNFAEKPVHVNIDELLRFGKLNDDTISECSPSLLDNEENAAAEFEAIRLKLSHIMLNISGLQMSVMSG; the protein is encoded by the exons ATGATTTCTAATAGCCCTCAGAGAAGCAGTGGGAGCAGCCCAGAAACCCTTGGTGATGTGCACTGTAGTGCTAAGAagacaaacaagaagaagaggttgaggaagaggaagaggaacaAGAAGAAGGTGACTCCTGAGCTTATTCTTGCTTCCAACTATGTCTACCATTGGGCTTTTGGTTGCCTTGCTGATGATCCTGATAAGGTTGCAGACCGTGTCTTGTTTGAGCTCCATTGTCATTCTTCTTGCAGTGATGGCTTCTTGCCGCCCTCTGCGGTTGTTGAACGAGCTCATGGCAACGGG GTGAAGGTACTCGCATTGACGGATCATGATACAATGGCTGGTGTTTCAGAGGCCATGGAAGCCGCTCGCAAATTCAATATCAAGGTCATACCCGGTGTCGAAATTAGCACTGTCTACTCTGCAAg GGAAGAGACTGAAATTGAGGAGCCTGTGCATATACTTGCATACTATGGTAGTTGTGGGCCTGCAAGATATGAAGAACTAGACCGGGTATTGGTTGCCATTAGAGAAGGTCGTTACCTTCGAGCACGAGAGATGTTGATTAAACTCAGTGAACTTAAGATGCCTCTTGAGTGGGAGCATGTTGTGAAGATAGCAGGGAATGGAGTGGCTCCGGGGCGGTTGCATGTGGCTCAAGCTTTGGTAGAAGCAGGGTATGTGGAGAATTTAAAGCAAGCGTTTAGTCGATATCTGTATGACGGTGGACCTGCATATGCCAA GGGCAATGAACCATTTGCTGAAGTAGTTGTGCAACTAATTTGTCGCACCGGTGGTGTAGCTGCTTTAGCTCATCCTTGGGCATTGAAAAATCCCCTCACCATTATTAAGAGCTTGAAAGCTGCTGGCCTTCATGCGATTGAGGTTTACAGAAGTGATGGCAAACTTGCTG GCTTCAGTGACCTAGCTGATACTTACGGGCTTGTGAAGCTCGGAGGATCGGATTATCACGGAAGAAGGGGTGACGATGAGCCTGATCTAGGATGTGTTGATCTTCCCGTCTTTGATGTTTATGACTTCTTGAAGCTGGCTCGATCCATTTGGTATGATGCTATGAAAGGCATGCTATTAAATTTTGCTGAGAAACCAGTGCATGTGAACATAGATGAACTTTTGAGGTTCGGGAAATTAAATGATGACACTATCAGTGAATGCTCGCCTTCATTGCTAGATAATGAAGAGAATGCAGCTGCTGAATTTGAAGCCATTAGACTGAAACTTTCTCACATTATGCTTAACATTAGTGGTCTTCAAATGTCTGTGATGAGTGGATAG
- the LOC120283310 gene encoding 3',5'-nucleoside bisphosphate phosphatase-like isoform X2, whose translation MRKPKTKLCLPVEQVKVLALTDHDTMAGVSEAMEAARKFNIKVIPGVEISTVYSAREETEIEEPVHILAYYGSCGPARYEELDRVLVAIREGRYLRAREMLIKLSELKMPLEWEHVVKIAGNGVAPGRLHVAQALVEAGYVENLKQAFSRYLYDGGPAYAKGNEPFAEVVVQLICRTGGVAALAHPWALKNPLTIIKSLKAAGLHAIEVYRSDGKLAGFSDLADTYGLVKLGGSDYHGRRGDDEPDLGCVDLPVFDVYDFLKLARSIWYDAMKGMLLNFAEKPVHVNIDELLRFGKLNDDTISECSPSLLDNEENAAAEFEAIRLKLSHIMLNISGLQMSVMSG comes from the exons ATGAGGAAACCAAAAACCAAACTTTGTTTGCCCGTGG AACAGGTGAAGGTACTCGCATTGACGGATCATGATACAATGGCTGGTGTTTCAGAGGCCATGGAAGCCGCTCGCAAATTCAATATCAAGGTCATACCCGGTGTCGAAATTAGCACTGTCTACTCTGCAAg GGAAGAGACTGAAATTGAGGAGCCTGTGCATATACTTGCATACTATGGTAGTTGTGGGCCTGCAAGATATGAAGAACTAGACCGGGTATTGGTTGCCATTAGAGAAGGTCGTTACCTTCGAGCACGAGAGATGTTGATTAAACTCAGTGAACTTAAGATGCCTCTTGAGTGGGAGCATGTTGTGAAGATAGCAGGGAATGGAGTGGCTCCGGGGCGGTTGCATGTGGCTCAAGCTTTGGTAGAAGCAGGGTATGTGGAGAATTTAAAGCAAGCGTTTAGTCGATATCTGTATGACGGTGGACCTGCATATGCCAA GGGCAATGAACCATTTGCTGAAGTAGTTGTGCAACTAATTTGTCGCACCGGTGGTGTAGCTGCTTTAGCTCATCCTTGGGCATTGAAAAATCCCCTCACCATTATTAAGAGCTTGAAAGCTGCTGGCCTTCATGCGATTGAGGTTTACAGAAGTGATGGCAAACTTGCTG GCTTCAGTGACCTAGCTGATACTTACGGGCTTGTGAAGCTCGGAGGATCGGATTATCACGGAAGAAGGGGTGACGATGAGCCTGATCTAGGATGTGTTGATCTTCCCGTCTTTGATGTTTATGACTTCTTGAAGCTGGCTCGATCCATTTGGTATGATGCTATGAAAGGCATGCTATTAAATTTTGCTGAGAAACCAGTGCATGTGAACATAGATGAACTTTTGAGGTTCGGGAAATTAAATGATGACACTATCAGTGAATGCTCGCCTTCATTGCTAGATAATGAAGAGAATGCAGCTGCTGAATTTGAAGCCATTAGACTGAAACTTTCTCACATTATGCTTAACATTAGTGGTCTTCAAATGTCTGTGATGAGTGGATAG